TAAAAATTACATATTTTTTTAATTTTAATTGATTTATCAATTTCCTTAACAGTAAATAATATTTTTCGTGCCATGGTCCACATATTAAATATCTAACATTTTGAATTTTTCTGATTACTTGTGGCAAAGCTTTTATTACGGCATCATGTCCCTTTCTTTCGATCACACGGGACAAGGTTAATATTACTTTGCAACCTTCTAAATGATGTTTATGTAAATATTCTTTTTCTACTTTTGGATAAAATTTATTAATATCCACACCATTAGGAAAAACATAAATCTTTTTTGATGGAATACCTAGCTTTGCCGATAAATAGTTTTTTGTAAACCTACTTACAGCGATTATATAATTACTTCTCGTAAGAGTGTATCGCAACCAGAATTTTTTTAAATAAGTCATTTTACGAGTAACATCCAACCCATGAGCTACGGCTATTAAAGGTATCATACTTTTCATACAATAATTTACTACTCCTCGTGCACAATTCCATGTTGTGGCAATAATTATACTCGGTTTTTGATTACTCTCTAAGTGACTCTTAAGTGAAGTGTTCCAATAATAAGACATTAATTTTTTCCAATACTTTTTATCTATATAAATAACTTCAAAATTTACATTAGACAATTTAATTTTTCCATATTTTGGAAAATAACGAGTCATCAAGGTAACAGTATGTCCAGCTTTAGAAAGACTTTTTGCAACGCCCATTGCCCATTGTACAATACCACCTATATTTGGTGGAAAATCTTCAGATAATATAAGAATTTTCATTTATCTTTCAGCCATACCGCTTATATAAATTATACTTTGCTTCTCATTGAAAGTATTGTTTTTGATTCTTAAATAATGGTTAATATGTTGTTAATTATAGAACGACATTTTTTTACAACAATGGAATTTGGAATACTGTTAATATCATTAGTTGGACTGGAGATAATATACATTTTCTTATTTTCTTTATAAAATCTTTTGATATTATCAACATTTTTTTGGAATAACCCTATAGTTGAAATGTTGTTAATATGTGCAAGATGCAAAATGGAGGTATCGGGCGTAACCATTAAATCCAGATGAGATATATAGCTATTCAGTTTAATAATATCTCGCACTTTTTTCATTATATATACATTTTTATATCTACTTGAAATCCTTTTCATTATATCTTTTTTATCAGGCATCCCAAAGAGCAAGAAGGATGCATCTTGATTTGAAATATTTTCAAAGAATTGCAGCCATTTCTTTTCTTTCCATTCACGGAATTTGCTTCCTGCTGAAAGATTTATGCCGACTAAAGGCTTCTTAAATCTTTGAAAATATTTTTCAATCTGGTTATTTTTCGGTTTGGGCAGCTTAGGTATTAAGACTTCCTCGGTAATTCTTATATTGAAAAGTTTACAAATTGAAAGATTTTTTTCCACAATATAAGTATGAAATGGTATATCAAAAAGATAATCATAAAACTTTTGGTTGTGGAAGCCTTTTAATCCAATTTTATAATTCGCATTAATTATTGCCGTTAAGATTAAAAATGTTCTTGATGAATGGTCTTTGGGATTGTATAAAATATCAAATTTGCGATGTTTTATTTCCTTATAGAATTGCCAATAGTTTAATTTCGGACAAATGACTTCATCAACATCTGGCAATTGAGAGAAAAGTTTATGATTATATTTAGAAGCAAGAACAGTGATATAAATGTTGGGAAAATACTTTTTTAATAATGGAAAAAGAGGTGTCAGTAAGATAAAATCTCCAATCTTTTCTTGAGCAATAATACAAATTGTTGAGGGGTCCTCTGATAGATGATGTTCCCGACGCGGTTTTACAAAAAATTCCATCAATATGAAGATGCATTTCTTAAACAGTCGCTTAAAATAAGTTTTGATTTCCTTAAGAAGAAGTCTCATCTACTACCTCATATAGAAATTCCTCCAGCTGGCATCTCATATTCTCTGGGGAGAATAAATTTTTAACTGTTGTGCACCCAGTCTTACCAATTTCAGATAATTTGTTTTGATTTTTGATGATTTCAGCCAAGAGTTTAGCAATTTTCTCAGGATTAGTTGAATGTGTTAGAAATCCATTTTCCCCATTTTTGATGAATTCGACTGAGCCACCAGCATCAGAAGTTAGAACAGGAACTCCTATCATCATTGCCTCAATCAATGCATTAGAGATACCCTCATTTGCGGACAGCAACACAAACAAGTCTGTATCTGCTACAATTTTTAGCGGATTTTCCATAAATCCCCAAAATTTAACCTTTTCCTGTAATCCCAAATTTTTTACCTGATTCTTTAGCATTATTTCACTTCTTCCTGAACCAACGATATTTAATTTTATATTATTTTTTAATGATTGGGGGAGTTTGGATAGCGATTCAATCAAAAGATGAAAACCTTTTCGCTTTGTTAACATTCCCACACTTGAGATAGAGAATCCATTTGCAGTTTTTGAGGGTATTTTAGAATTATTTTTTAATTCTATACCATTATAGATAACTTTAATCTTATTCAAATCAATAAATTTATATTTGTTTAAGTTTTGCCTTATTCTATGGGCATTGACTATAATTCCGTCGCAGAGTATATTATAAACCAATTTATGCCAGATTGGGAAATTCATTTTTCTTACGATTCCCAAACGCAAAACATTCTTTATTCTGAACAGTTTTGCTAAAATTCCACATATAAAATATTCTTTTTTTTTTGTAGAAATTATAATATCAATTTTTTTCTTTCTGATAAATCTTGATAGTTTAATATATGTAATTGGGTCAAACAAATTTAAAAAAGGTGCGGTAAATTTGTAGATATTTTTCCCGAACTTATCGCCCAATTCTTTTCTTCTGTAGCAAAGAAAGACTTTGTGATTTTTGTTTAGCTCTTTCATTGCCATTGATGTCCATTTTTCATTTCCCCCCCAGATTTTTGCTGAACAAACAAAAAGCAATCTCATTTTGCTTTTTTTTGTAATTTTTCACTTAGAAAAGATTCTAAATTATCTATCATTTTTTTATAAGTAAATTTAGTTTCAACTCTTTTTTTACCTGCTTTGCCCATTCTTCTACATAATTCTTTATCAGAAAGTAGGATAGACAACTTATTATAGAATGCTTGTGAATTTTTAAGTGGCACAATAAAACCAGTCTCACCATCTATCATAAGTTCACGAGTGCCATTTACATCCGTGGCTATCACAGGCTTAGCAACAGACATCGCTTCCATTACAACATTTGGCATCCCTTCAAATAATGATGGAAGTATGAAGATATCTGATATTTTTAATATAGGGAAAAAGTCATCATAAAAGCCTATTAGTCTTACATAATTTTCTAAGCCATCATCTTTTATTGCTTGGAGCAAATTATTTTTTAGTTTTCCTTTTCCGGCAATCAAAAAAATCCAATCATTGTTGTGTTTTTTAGCAATCTTTGCTGTTTTGATAAGATAGATAAAACCTTTTTGTTTAGATAATCTTCCTGCACTGAGAATAATTTTTTTATTTTTTGTAAAAGGTAATTCTTCTTCAATAGGATAATTAGGAATATTTTTATTCGTTTTTATTCCGTTGTAAATTACTTTAACAAAATCATCATTAAACCATCCATATTTCATATAGGCATCTTTAATTGTTTGGCTATTTGTGATAATTCCATCTGTTAAATTGAGTAATGTGATTTTATGTTTTAATTTCTTACCACAAAGTTGAATCCCATGCCTTGCGAAAATTAGAGGAGTTTTTGCCAATCTTCCTGCCAATCCTGCTGCTCTGACATCCTTGTTCAAATTGCAAATCAAAACATCAATCTTGTTCGTTAATAAGAATTTTTTTATTTTGTAAGTATTTGTAGGGCTAAAATCAGAATGTATATTAACGCCAACAGTTTTTATTCCTTCTTTGCTTGCTTTTTCCATTAAGATGGAGTTTTTTTTGCAACCAAGAAAGACATTATGATTTCTTTCTGCTAAACCTTTTGCTGCTTTAACCATCCATTTTTCGCCACCACCCCATTTTCTTTTTCCAATAGAATTTGAAAATAATATATTCATTTTATTATATATCTTTAGTTTTGATTATCTTCATCACCTTTGGCAATGGCAATAATAAATTCATCCACTATCAGCAGGATAGATTTTATCATTTCAATAACAGGATAATATAATTTAATTCCATTACGGACAAAGGAAAATCCACTAATTTTCAATTACTTACCCTTCATATCGCATATCATATATTGTTAAATATTTATGAGTTTACTATAAAAATGTTCAAAAATGCAATATTCTGAAATTTCTTCTAAATTGGATAAACTGTTTCATGCCAAAGACAGATCTTTAGGGAAACAGTTACGATTTTTTAACCTATGAGAAGTTAATAAAAACCTATTTTGGCAATAACCATTTTAACGGTTTCTCATCATACTGATCTGACTTTTTAGAATGGACTCATTCATTTTTTTTACTTCAGTTGTTGAAATGCTATCTGTTCTTTTTAGGTAAAACACCTTGCAATAATGATTAAGAAAATCAAATTTTCCTTCCCAATCGTCACCCATTACAAAAACATCAATATCATATTTTTTAATATCTTCTATTTTCTGTTCCCAATTCTCTTCAGGAATAACCTTATCAACATATTTTATTGCTTTAACAATTTTGGAGCGGTGTTCATAAGGATAGACACATTTTTTCCCTTTTACAGCGTTAAATTCATCTGTTGAAACTGCAACTATCAAATAATCTCCAAGCTGTTTAGCTCTTTCTAATATTCTTAAATGTCCGTAATGGAACAGGTCAAATGTTCCATAGGTAATTACTTTTTTCATTGACTCTACTTGTATAATTTAAGTTCAATCGCTAATTAATATTCCTTAGCCTTTTCTTCTCCTGCAAGAATTCTAATTCCTGCTTCAGCCATTGCTTCCATTTCTCCCTCACCTGGGAAAATATAAATCGGAGCAATAAATTCAGTTCTCTCTTTCAGCCATCTGGTTAGATGTTTATCATATGCTAAACCGCCTGTTAGGAATATGGCATCTACTTTGCCTTTTAGAACTGTTGCACATGCTCCTATTTCTTTTGAAATTTGATATGCCATTGCAGAATAAATCTGTTCAAATCTTTTGTCACCTTGTTCAATTTTTTTTGTAATTTCTATCCCATTATCTGTACCTAAATAAGCAATAAGCCCGCTCTTTTTACAGAATTTCTTTTCTATTTCAGCCTTTGTATATTTTCCAGAGTAGCATAGATTGACTATTCCTTGTAACGGCAGCGCACCTGCTCTTTGTGGTGAAAATGAGCCCATACCTAAAAGTGCATTATTAACATCTACTACTTTACCATTATTCATTGCTGCCACACTAATACCACCTCCCATATGTACTGCAATTAGATTACATTCCTCAAGAGGATTCCCAATTTTTTTTGCTGTTTTTCTCGCTATTGATTTTATATTCAATGCATGGAATAAGCTCTGTCTTTCAATTTCTGGTACACCAGATATTCTTGCAATATCTTCCATCTCGTCCACAGTTACAGGGTCTACAATGAATGAGGGAACACTAATTTCATCAGCAATAGATTTTGCTATAAATGCGCCTAAATTTGAAGCATGTGTTCGTCCCCAAAAGGACTTATCTTTTAAATCAGCAAGCATTTTTTTATTTATCTTATAGGTTCCACTCAGGACAGGACGAATCAATCCTCCTCTTCCTACAACTGCATGAATAGAAGAGATGTGGATATTATTCTCTTCAAGTGATTGTTCCACAATATTTTTTCTAAATTTAAATTGGTTAATTAACTCACCAAATTTTGCAAGTTTTTCCGGGTTATGTTGTAAGTTCTTCTGAAATACTAACTCACTATCATCAAACACAGCAATTTTAGTTGAAGTGGAACCAGGATTAATTACCAGAATACGATATTTAGGCATATTTCCTCCAATTTTTTACATATTTGAAATGATGTAGAAAAATTGGTCAATAAAAAAAAACCCCCGATTTATCGGGGGTTTTTAATAATAAATGTTTAGAATGTAAAGCCAACCTGTATGGATAAAGCATCACTTGTATTAGTATAACCGACTTCGCCTTTATCAAGAGAATCAAGATTATATTCAAGTTTAACAAATGCATTTTCTTTAGGTTGAATATTAACTCCAACTATCATATTATACTCTTCCATTCCACTCTTTGAGAAGTACCCTCCATACGGGGTAACTTTGTTTAAGATAGGAGCATTAAATCCAGGAACATAAGTGGCAAGAAACCAGAGGTCAAGGTCATCAGTATTATCATCGCCATCATCAAGATTGAAAGTTTGAAAATCTAATTTTACCATATCGTTCAAAGTATAACCTATATCAAAACCCCAATCAGTGAGAGCATCATAAGTATCGCTGATTGCATTCCTTATTCTGAGAGAAGCACCAATATCAGCACCTTTTATATAGGTTGTGGCTGCACGAAATCCAAAACCCATGCCAGCATCAGAAGTATAAAAACTTAATGGGTCACCCGGGTCAGCCCAGTAAAAGATTAACTTGTGTGTATTACAGATGTTTCCAGATAGCTTTGCCATTAAGTCACTATCAAAAGTCTTTGGCTGCAGTATGCCTATATTTTTAGAAGCTAAACTTGATACATCGCCAAAAGGATATACAATTTTTCCGATTGCTAAATCAATAGATTTCAAAGTAGAAATTCTTGAGTGAAATAAATTAAGACTTTTCCATGCTGCCTTAACACCTAATGCACCTCCTGCAACAACTGGTGTCAAATCTAAATCAACTGCATAGTCATCACCTGTCCAATAGAGCCTTATCTGGTTAAGATGCCAGAATTTCTGATGTAATTCTATAGTAGTTGGATAATAAATGCTTGCCTCATGCGCTAATGCTAATGAGCTAAACAAAAGTAAGGAAATTGTTAACAACACTAACTTTTTCATCAGTATCTCCTTTTCCCGATAAATCGGGATTATTTTTAATATAACCTTTATAAACTATTTACCCATTACTCATACCCCGATAAATCGGAGTGAAAATGAAAATCACATATATAATCAGAATTAAAGATAATTGAAAGACGAATACATTAATGAAGAACTACAATACCAAAAAAGTATTCATAAAAATTCTTTGTCAATTTTTTATTTTTAAAAATTTTACTACGAGGGAAATACGGTGACAATTGCTTAAATCATTATTATTTTGAAAAGCGTAATTTAAACTAAACTGCTTATATGAAATTTCAACACCTGCAGTAGGATATTTTCTATCAAATCCAGCATATAATTTTAAGAATTTAGAGAAATTAATTTTTAATCCTGCATGGAAATCTGCACTTACATTTTTATAATGCAATTGAGCTGCTGATTTTCTCCCCTCAAAAAATATATCTGATTGAAGAGATAAAGTTGCAGGTTTGACAAGAATCGGAAAAGCAAAGTCTATTCCCATTCCCGCGAAAATATTTGGGTTCACTCTTTCTGTATTACCATTATTCCACCAGATTGGAGTTCCAAAAATATCTCTTATATTTATTCCAAACCTGAAACTCTTACTTGCTTGTAACATCAAACCAATATCTAAACCAAATCCTGATGCAGAAATATTCCCGATATCTTTATAAATGATTTTGCTACTAACTCCCCACAATACTTTTGATGAGAGCATTGATGAAAATGCAATATATCCGGCATAATCTGCATCGCTTACGTATTTATCTAATTTGGGAGGATTTTCTGGAGAGCAGGGTAGTGTGTCATTTTCTAATTTAGTTAATGGAATTCCAGAGATACCCATTCTTGTGAGTAAAAGTCCTATATGTGTATTGTTATCAAATGGATATATGAGTGCAAAAGAGTCGTATTTAAGATTGCCAGCATATTCTTCAGAATGTATAATAATAGAACTTATATCTTTTGAGTATTGCATTCCTGCAGAATTCCAATAAATTGAAGTCGGGTCATCTGCGATTGATACAAATGCATTACCCATACTTCTTGCTTTCACCCCTACACCGAGGTTTAGAAAAGCACCTGCATACTTTTCGGCTGAGAGATTTGCAGCAAAAAGAAAAGTTAATACGATAACCAATATTTTGTAGTGATTTTGCCACGAAGTCATAAAGACACTAAGATTATTAGAAAAATATCTTTTAACACTATTTTTTAAAGATTTAGAATCCATATTTATCCTTTGTTCCTTTTCACCCTTCGCAGTCCCGATTATATCGGGACGGAGAACGGGCGTGTCTTGGTAGCTAATTCCTTCATAATACTGTTACATAATTTGAAATTATTCTTTTTAACTCACCACTGTCAAAAGATATGGTAAGTTTTGTCAAATCTCCATCACCTTTAATGGACAAAATCATCCCTTTGCCAAAATCAGGATGTGAAATCCTTTGTCCTACTCTAAATTTAGAATGATTGGTTTTCCAGTCAACTTTTCTTTTGTTAAATTGATAGAAACTATCCGGATACTCTTTATCTAATTCTGAAGTTAGTATAAATTTCTCAAAATACTCATCACTAATTTCATTTAGAAACCGTGATGGAAAATTTGTAATATAAGTATCAAAAAAGCGTCTGGAATTTGCATGCGAAATTGTTAACTCCTTTATAGTTCTGGTCATAGCAACATAAAAAAGTCGTCGTTCTTCTTCAATCTGAAAAGTGCTTTCCATTGAATTGCGATGAGGAATAAGTCCATCTTCTACACCAACAATAAATACATAAGGGAATTCTAAGCCTTTAGCATTATGCATTGTCATTAAGAAAACAAGGTCGTCTTTATTGCTTGTCCTATCAATATCAGATATAAGAGAAATATTTTGCAAATATTCAATAAGGTTAGGCTCAATTCCATATTCTTTTAAATAACTCGCATAAAAATCCTCAGTTGAGGCAATGAATTCTTTTATATTATCGGCTCTGGTTTCACCTTTTATTAGTTCTTCTTTTTGATAGATATCAATAAGATTCAATTCTTGCACAACTTTTTTAATAAGGTAATTTACTGGTTGAGTCTCTGATATTTTTTTGAACTTTCCTAATAAGGAGTAAAAGGAATTTAGTTTATTGCAAAATGAAGAAGACAAATCCTTTATTTTGTCAATTTTTTGAAGAGAATTAAACAAAGAAATATTTTTATGAGCAGCAAAATCAAGCAGCCTACTTATTGTAGCTTTTCCAATTCCTCTTTTAGGGAAATTGATAATTCTTAAGAGACTCTCATTATCGTTTGGATTTGCTAACACTTTTAGATAAGCTAAAATATCTTTAATTTCTTTTCTTTGAAAGAAATTAACTCCACCTACAATCTGATAATTGATATGGTCTTTAATAAATTGTGTCTCAAATAGTCTTGATTGAGCATTTGTACGATAGAATACCGTAATATCTTTACACTTAGCTTTTTTACTTTTAACTAATTCTTGAATCTTTCTTGATATGAGAATAGCCTCATGCTTTCCATTTTGAACTTCATATAATTTAATTCTTTTCCCCTTCTTTTTAGCGGTCCACAACTCCTTTTTATGTCGCAATTCATTATGAGAAATTAGTTCGTTAGCTGGAGAGAGTATAAACTCAGGAGAGCGATAATTTTGTGTCATATAGATTTTTTTAGTATTTTCATAATCATCTTCAAAAGAAAGAATATTTCTAATATCAGCGCCCCGCCAGCTATAAATTGACTGGTCATCATCACCTACAACACAGATATTTTTATGGGATTTTGCAAGCAAGTATGCAAATTGATATTGTGCAAAGTTTGTATCCTGATACTCATCTATCATAATATAGTGAAATCTATTCTGGTACTTTTTCAAGATTTCAGAATGTTTTTGAAAGAGGTCAACCGTGTATAAAAGCAAATCATCAAAATCAAGTCCATTATTATCTAATAGATATTTTTGATAATTTTCATAGATTGAAGCAACCACTTTTGAGTAGTAAGAGTTCTCATCAATAGGATAATTTTTAGAATCAATAAGATTATTTTTTTGATTGGAAATAATTTCTAATATCCTTTTTGCCGGGAAATTCGTGTCAGGCAAGTCTAATTTTTTAATTACATTTTTCATAATATGAAGCTGGTCATCTTCGTCAAAGATAGTAAAGTTTGATGTTAAAGGAGTCAGTGAATATTCTGCCCGCAAAATTCTTGCACACATAGAATGAAAAGTTCCTATCCAGAGATTGCGAGTTGAAATCTCTCCTGCCAATAGGTGTATTAACCTTTCCTTCATTTCATTTGCTGCTTTATTTGTGAAAGTTACAGCAAGAATATTATGTGGAATTACTTTTTTTTCTGATATTAAATATGCAATCCGATGGACAATACATCTGGTTTTGCCACTACCAGCTCCAGCAAGAATCAAAACAGGTCCTTTAGTGCATAAGACAGCTTCTCTCTGTTTGTCATTAAGTGGTGATAGAATCTTACTTTTTGTAAGCATGTTAATATGGGCGAGTTATAGTCTCAGAATAATGTCCTTCTAATGTATCAGAATAGATAATAATATATGAGGATACTTTAAACCATATATAATTATAAGTATGCCAAGCTTCATCCACACTGAAAGTAGTATCCTCTTTGCTACAATTTTGTTCGATGCGGTCATATTTCCCGTAATATTCCTGAGCTGCATAAATATAATATCCATTTGCATAATAAATACTATCGTTTCCTATTGTAGATGCCACATTCCATGTAAGTGTGATTTTATCATTTGCAAACCAAAGAGTATCAATATCTGGCGGATATTTGCCAGAAATTACTGGATCTAATGGACTTCTTTCTAAGGAGCACGAAATTAAAATTGATAAAGCTGCAAAAATTAATAAAAATATTTTATTTTTCATTTTTAAAACTGTATGCTAATTCCCTGTGGAGTCAGGGATAGTTCTACATCTTTATATTCTAATTTTAGCTTTTCCCAGAGATTCCGATTATAATTTTCTGTTGCTTGAACTACATCTAAAATGGTATATCCCCAAACTATAGCACAGAATCCTATCAGAATCTGAGAAGTTTTATATGAAGAATTTGCATCTGTATAATATTGGTTCATATCATCTATTTGATTTGCATTTTTATATTTATCATAGAGATCCATAGATTTGTCGTAGAAGTATAATGAGCTTCCAGCCAGGAATATTTGTAAACCTAATAATACTTCTCCTTTGGTATAGCTTTTAGCTGAGAAATGTCCCCAACCAGGCGCTAATACAGATTTTAGACAATTTGCAAGATGAGATTGTTTTTTCTCTTTATATAATTCATAGATTTTTAATTCATGACGAAATCTTTCTCGTGATTGTTTCCATTCTAATATTGAATCCCAACCATATTTGTTATCTAATGGTATAATGGAATTTTTTTTATCACTATTTAAGTTAGTATTTTTTTCTAATGCGAAAGTATTATTTGCAAAAAGTGATATTGTTAAAACCACTAGTACAAAATTGGACAGATAGATTCTTTTCATTTGAGAAAATCCTCAGTTTCTTTATTTAATGCCATAATGTTACCAGTTTCTAATTTAACAAGCCAGAAAAGAAAATAATTATCCTCTGGAGTGATAATTGAATATCGAACTTCATAGCTATTTTTTGCAGGTGAACGAAACACTTGCCAGTGAGTAATTTTAATATCCTTACGAGAAAATTTTTTAAATGCCTCCTTTTCAGCTTCTCCAATTTTCTTTACAATAGCCCCATTATTATACTTTTTTATAAGTTCTACAGCATATTTTTCTGGGTCAGTTGTGATTCTTATCCAAGTATATGAATTATTTATCTTTTTTTTTATGGATGAGATTTTGTCTAATTGATATGCATTAGTGTAAATATCCATGGCTTTTTGATATTCCTTATCTTCAAAATATCTATCACCCTGGATAACTAATTCATTAGCTTTTTTAATATTTGCTGCAATGTTTTGTGCATAACTAATTTTTTCTAAAGCCAATTCATAGTTTTCTATAATATTTAAAGTTGCTTTATAAGAATTTATTGCCTCATCAATTTTTCTTTGTGCTAATAGTTTATCTCCATTTTCAATATGAAATAAGCAAATCTGTTTTAGTTTATCTAATACAGCCTGAGTTAATTGGATATTATATTGTTCAGATAGCCGAAAATTTTGCTCTGCTCCTATTAATTTACCATTCATTAATAAATTTTCTGCCAATGAGAAGTAAACATTACCAATAAGAAATCTGATCTCATTTTTATAATTTGCTGAATACTTTAAATATTCAAATAAACTCTCTAAAGAGGAGCTGAATTCATTATTCTTCCATTTTTTCTTGGCATCTTCAATAAAGGCTGGCATATACTTATTAACAATTGTTTTAGATAATAGAAAAGGTTCGCTTTCCGGGAAATTGTCTTGCAAAGTTTGGTATATTTTGTATGATTTTTCTGAATTATTTCTAATTTTAAACTCTATCTTAATTTTTGTATATAGAATTTCGGGGACTAATTCAGAATCCCATAGATTATCAATTATAACATTTAGATAATCGTAAGCAGAATCATAATCCTTTTTTTGGATATAATTTGTAGCAATTTCATAATAGCAATTATCTAAACCCTTATCTGCCTTATCAGAATTGGCAAGAAAAAGAAGGTCTGCTGCGGCTTTGTAGTTTTCTTTTTCCATCTCCATTTTTCCCAATTCATAATAACACTCTGAACGGTAAAATTTTGCCTTTACTTTCAAGGCTGGATTGCCTTCGTGTGAAATAAAACCATCAAATTCTTCAATTGCTGATTTAAAATCTTGATGTCTGTAAGTTTTAAGAGCGGTTTTATATGGAAGATTAGTACAAGATATGATGACCGAAATAAAAATTATGCTTACATACTTTTTCATATTTAGCTTTTAGAAAGTAAATTTCTCTGCTTCCTGCGTAATTGATTTTGTGTGATTATAATTGGAATATTATCTAATTTCCCTCCAAAGAACAGGAAAATTATTGCAAAAATTATCGTTGTTGCTAATGTTAAAAATTGATTATTAACTTTAAAGATTATTACAGTTATCAGAACAATTACGATATTAATAAGATATACCATAAGTGCAGTTACCCTTATGGAGCCGGTAGCTGTTCCGATTCTATGGGTTGAGTGGTCTTTACCACCTTCAAGTATATTTCTACCATCTCTCTGGCGAGTAAAACTTACTAATGAAATATCAAAAATTGCGTAAGAAAGTAATAAAATTGGTAATAGTGATGTGAAATTCACTGTGTAATTCATAATAACTATTTGATTTAGTAATGCAATACCCAGAACTGCGAGAGTATAGCCTATTAGCATACTTCCAGCATCACCAAGAAAGATTTTCGCAGGATGAAAATTATGAAAAAGAAATCCGAGACAAGATCCTATGAAGATTACTGATATAAGTGAAAGAAAATGATTATGTGATAAGATTCCTGTTGCAAAATAACCTGCGCCCAGGATAGCAGCCATTCCAGCAGTGATTCCATCCATATTGTCTAAAAAATTAAGAGCATTCATTAAACCAACCATCCAAAGTAGTAATATTGGAATAGTAATGAAAGGTGAACCTAAAATATTAGTCAATTTTGTTCCAAATATGAATAACAATGCTATGAAAGACTGGATAATGAATTTTATGTATGGACTCATCATAGAATAGTCATCATATAGCCCAAGTAGACAAACAAGAAACAATCCAATAAAGAAATAAGATATTTCT
This is a stretch of genomic DNA from Candidatus Cloacimonadota bacterium. It encodes these proteins:
- a CDS encoding PorV/PorQ family protein, coding for MDSKSLKNSVKRYFSNNLSVFMTSWQNHYKILVIVLTFLFAANLSAEKYAGAFLNLGVGVKARSMGNAFVSIADDPTSIYWNSAGMQYSKDISSIIIHSEEYAGNLKYDSFALIYPFDNNTHIGLLLTRMGISGIPLTKLENDTLPCSPENPPKLDKYVSDADYAGYIAFSSMLSSKVLWGVSSKIIYKDIGNISASGFGLDIGLMLQASKSFRFGINIRDIFGTPIWWNNGNTERVNPNIFAGMGIDFAFPILVKPATLSLQSDIFFEGRKSAAQLHYKNVSADFHAGLKINFSKFLKLYAGFDRKYPTAGVEISYKQFSLNYAFQNNNDLSNCHRISLVVKFLKIKN
- a CDS encoding UvrD-helicase domain-containing protein codes for the protein MLTKSKILSPLNDKQREAVLCTKGPVLILAGAGSGKTRCIVHRIAYLISEKKVIPHNILAVTFTNKAANEMKERLIHLLAGEISTRNLWIGTFHSMCARILRAEYSLTPLTSNFTIFDEDDQLHIMKNVIKKLDLPDTNFPAKRILEIISNQKNNLIDSKNYPIDENSYYSKVVASIYENYQKYLLDNNGLDFDDLLLYTVDLFQKHSEILKKYQNRFHYIMIDEYQDTNFAQYQFAYLLAKSHKNICVVGDDDQSIYSWRGADIRNILSFEDDYENTKKIYMTQNYRSPEFILSPANELISHNELRHKKELWTAKKKGKRIKLYEVQNGKHEAILISRKIQELVKSKKAKCKDITVFYRTNAQSRLFETQFIKDHINYQIVGGVNFFQRKEIKDILAYLKVLANPNDNESLLRIINFPKRGIGKATISRLLDFAAHKNISLFNSLQKIDKIKDLSSSFCNKLNSFYSLLGKFKKISETQPVNYLIKKVVQELNLIDIYQKEELIKGETRADNIKEFIASTEDFYASYLKEYGIEPNLIEYLQNISLISDIDRTSNKDDLVFLMTMHNAKGLEFPYVFIVGVEDGLIPHRNSMESTFQIEEERRLFYVAMTRTIKELTISHANSRRFFDTYITNFPSRFLNEISDEYFEKFILTSELDKEYPDSFYQFNKRKVDWKTNHSKFRVGQRISHPDFGKGMILSIKGDGDLTKLTISFDSGELKRIISNYVTVL
- a CDS encoding MraY family glycosyltransferase; translation: MHHFILFLFAFLFVYFFTYYVRKIAIGLNFIDKPEERKFHTKPTPLLGGIAILFGMIISFLASYYICHSLIPPITEISYFFIGLFLVCLLGLYDDYSMMSPYIKFIIQSFIALLFIFGTKLTNILGSPFITIPILLLWMVGLMNALNFLDNMDGITAGMAAILGAGYFATGILSHNHFLSLISVIFIGSCLGFLFHNFHPAKIFLGDAGSMLIGYTLAVLGIALLNQIVIMNYTVNFTSLLPILLLSYAIFDISLVSFTRQRDGRNILEGGKDHSTHRIGTATGSIRVTALMVYLINIVIVLITVIIFKVNNQFLTLATTIIFAIIFLFFGGKLDNIPIIITQNQLRRKQRNLLSKS